A window of the Oscillospiraceae bacterium NTUH-002-81 genome harbors these coding sequences:
- the xseA gene encoding exodeoxyribonuclease VII large subunit has product MPQTGIRPTRRAYTVGQVNTYIKNMFVQDFMLNHIYVKGEVSNCKYHTSGHIYFSLKDETGTLSCVMFAGNRKGLSFRMQEGQDVLVLGSVSVYERDGKYQLYAREIMLDGEGLLYQKFLALKRELEEMGMFDACYKQPIPKYIRRLGVVTAPTGAAIQDIRNISHRRNPFVQIILYPALVQGEGAAGSVAKGIRLLDELGVDTIIVGRGGGSMEDLWAFNEEIVARAIFECRTPIISAVGHETDTTIADYAADLRAPTPSAAAELAVADVRQLLDQLTECHRQLNRLLMDRIVLAEKRCEQYELRLTHASPQNQIREKRQQAAQLTDQLEQLMEQKLEQKRHALDLYVRKLEGLSPLERLKQGFSYTADSAGRAVTDIGQVEPGDPVKIYVANGRIDAVVKEKTAIRR; this is encoded by the coding sequence ATGCCGCAGACAGGAATCCGCCCGACGCGGCGGGCATATACGGTCGGACAGGTGAACACGTACATCAAGAACATGTTCGTCCAGGATTTTATGCTGAATCATATTTATGTGAAGGGAGAAGTCTCGAACTGTAAATATCATACATCGGGACACATTTATTTTTCCCTGAAGGATGAGACCGGAACGCTCTCCTGCGTGATGTTTGCGGGAAACCGGAAAGGTCTCTCTTTTCGTATGCAGGAAGGACAGGATGTGCTGGTGCTGGGAAGCGTCAGTGTCTACGAGCGGGACGGCAAGTACCAGCTGTACGCCAGAGAGATCATGCTGGACGGAGAAGGGCTTCTCTACCAGAAGTTTCTGGCGCTGAAAAGAGAACTGGAAGAGATGGGCATGTTTGATGCGTGCTACAAGCAGCCCATTCCCAAATACATCCGGCGACTAGGGGTGGTGACAGCGCCCACCGGGGCGGCCATCCAGGATATCCGCAACATTTCCCACCGGCGCAATCCCTTTGTCCAGATCATCCTCTACCCGGCGCTGGTGCAGGGAGAGGGGGCGGCAGGCAGCGTAGCAAAAGGCATCCGCCTGTTGGACGAGCTTGGTGTGGATACGATCATTGTGGGCCGCGGCGGCGGTTCCATGGAGGATCTGTGGGCATTTAACGAAGAGATCGTTGCCCGGGCCATTTTTGAGTGTCGGACGCCCATCATTTCCGCGGTGGGCCATGAGACGGATACGACCATTGCGGATTACGCGGCGGATTTGCGGGCGCCCACGCCCTCGGCGGCGGCAGAACTGGCGGTGGCGGATGTCCGGCAGCTGCTGGATCAGCTGACGGAATGTCACAGACAGCTAAACCGGCTACTCATGGATCGGATCGTGCTGGCGGAAAAACGGTGCGAGCAGTATGAACTGCGGCTGACCCACGCCAGTCCCCAGAACCAGATCCGGGAGAAGCGGCAGCAGGCCGCCCAGCTGACGGACCAGCTGGAGCAGCTCATGGAACAGAAGCTGGAACAGAAGCGGCATGCGCTGGATCTTTATGTGCGAAAATTAGAGGGACTTTCTCCGCTGGAACGGCTGAAACAGGGCTTTTCCTACACGGCGGACAGCGCGGGAAGGGCCGTGACGGACATCGGCCAGGTGGAGCCGGGCGATCCGGTGAAGATCTATGTGGCCAACGGACGGATCGATGCCGTGGTGAAAGAGAAGACCGCGATCCGCAGGTAA
- the xseB gene encoding exodeoxyribonuclease VII small subunit, with protein sequence MDMEKDNREETLEELFGRLDRIIAKLEDRDTTLEDSFAAYEQGVRYLKACNDKIDKIEKKMLVINESGGLDEF encoded by the coding sequence ATGGATATGGAGAAAGATAACCGGGAAGAGACGCTGGAAGAACTTTTCGGCAGACTGGACCGGATCATTGCGAAGCTGGAAGACCGGGATACGACGCTGGAGGATTCCTTTGCTGCCTACGAGCAGGGCGTCCGTTATCTGAAAGCGTGCAACGACAAGATCGATAAAATAGAGAAAAAGATGCTGGTCATCAATGAAAGCGGTGGTTTGGATGAGTTTTAA
- a CDS encoding polyprenyl synthetase family protein yields MSFKETLNKKVTEAEKVITAYLPEEAGFQRTVIDAMNYSVQAGGKRLRPIFMKECYTLFGGKGKVIEPFMAAMEMIHTYSLVHDDLPAMDNDEYRRGRKTTHIMYGEAMGILAGDGLLNYAFETAIKAFTVDPDNRHIPAALKILAEKAGIYGMIGGQTVDVESEGLPLDREKLDFIYRLKTSALIEASMMIGAVLAGASEEQVARVEAAAADIGLAFQIQDDILDVTSTTEVLGKPIHSDEKNHKTTYVTLEGLDKASKDVEEISGRALDVLKTFPGRNTFLEELVAYLIHREK; encoded by the coding sequence ATGAGTTTTAAAGAGACACTGAACAAAAAAGTAACAGAGGCAGAGAAAGTCATTACCGCCTACCTTCCGGAGGAGGCCGGTTTTCAGCGGACGGTTATTGATGCCATGAATTACAGCGTGCAGGCCGGAGGCAAACGACTGCGCCCCATTTTTATGAAGGAATGCTACACGCTGTTTGGCGGTAAGGGAAAGGTCATTGAGCCGTTCATGGCAGCCATGGAGATGATCCACACCTATTCCCTGGTGCACGATGATCTGCCGGCTATGGATAACGATGAGTACCGCCGGGGCAGAAAGACGACCCATATCATGTACGGGGAAGCCATGGGCATTCTGGCCGGGGACGGTCTTCTGAACTATGCCTTTGAGACGGCCATCAAGGCTTTTACCGTGGATCCGGACAACCGGCATATCCCGGCGGCCTTGAAGATCCTGGCAGAAAAGGCAGGCATTTACGGCATGATCGGCGGTCAGACCGTGGATGTGGAATCCGAGGGCCTGCCCCTGGACCGGGAGAAGCTGGATTTTATTTACCGGCTGAAGACCAGTGCCCTTATCGAGGCATCCATGATGATCGGGGCGGTGCTGGCAGGGGCATCGGAAGAACAGGTGGCCCGGGTGGAGGCGGCTGCGGCGGATATCGGCCTGGCGTTCCAGATCCAGGACGACATTCTGGATGTGACCAGCACCACAGAGGTGCTGGGCAAACCGATCCACAGTGATGAGAAAAACCATAAGACAACATACGTGACGCTGGAAGGTCTTGACAAAGCGTCCAAGGATGTGGAGGAGATTTCCGGGCGTGCCCTGGATGTGCTGAAAACGTTCCCGGGCAGAAATACATTCCTGGAGGAACTGGTGGCATATCTCATCCACAGAGAGAAATAG